The genomic DNA TGGATGAACTTCCCAGGTGAGGCTGGTCAGGGCCACTAGGACATACTAGTTCTTTCAGGCGCCTGACAGGCTCAGGCAGTTGGGTTGGGTGACGCTTCTTGTCCAAGCTCCTGAAGTCCCTTGGGGGAGATTCTCTGTGGCTCCTGAAGCAGGACACCGTGGGCCAGCTGCAGAATTGTTTCTCTCATGCAAGAACACCCCACAAAACCGTGAAGAACAAGAAACCATGAACACAAGATCAGGTTTTTTGAAACTTTAATAGTGAAGTGTTGGCAGTGCAAGAGCCAGATGTGAACAGCAAAGTCACAGCTGCACATCTTTACCTACGATGCAGCTGGGGTGGGCAACGAGCTGTGTGCTGGCAGGGGGCTGCGATGGCACGTTCCTTCTCCAGGAGTTAACAGTGAATAGGAACCAAAAGCCTCAGCAAAGTGCACAGTTCACAAGGCACAGGCAAATGCACAACGTGTGTGAGAGTGGCAGCCACCCGCCTCCTGGAAAGCTCCTGGATTTGAGCATTTTGTTCTTGCTGGCTCTTGGCATGGTGTAACCACCAGAGTGCCGCTAATGGCACAGGGCAGGCTCTGCCTGTGGAGATGGCAGGTTTCTCTCGTTCTGCATTAAGGCAGAATTTAGCCCTCCAGAGGGCAGAGCATCTGGGCACAAAACACAGGAGAATTTAGACCAGTTTTCGTTGGATTTGCACAATAATCTCAATGAGTTACCTTCATTTGTGATCACAGTGACAGTATGGGATACCGGTGGCCTTGCCATGAGGAACAAATTTTTACAGCCAACCACATACCGAAAGTATTACTGAAATCTGGGGGCTACCAGAACAGCATCTTATTCACATCTTTGACCTCTAGTGTTGTCAGTCCAAGTGATTTAATCACCAGGATAGTCCCTTCGCTTCCCAACCAGGTGCTCCATGACGAATTGAGTCATCCAAGAACCCAGTAGGTTGAGGAAGCCCACGGGGACGGTAAGGGCAAGGTGGGCAGCTAAAAATCATGCTGCCTGCATGctgctggagagaaggaagacaaCTACGTCTGTGGGCTTTGCAATTGTGCTTCTGATGCCGTGCAGGCACTGGCAAGGCTCCCTGGAGACCTGAAGCTTCCCCTAGCCAAGTTGAAGGTGCAGAAGCAACAGCAGGACTGGCTGGGAAAGGACACTTTGGGTGATAGAAGGCCACATGAAAAGCTTTCCATATAACTACTCAGAACGATAGCAGCAGCAGCGAGAGAGAAAGGCACTTTAAAGGGAGTTCTGGCAATCGTAAGTCCATGCTTAGCTCACATATTGCAGCACAGGTAAAAGAGCAAGCAAGTTCCACCCTTTGGGCTTTGTTGCCTGGAACACAGAAGGTGAAAGAGGATCTCCAGGGCTCAGGCTCTGCTCCCTGTGACAAGATTTGGTGTATCGATCATGCCTGCCCAGCAGGAGCCACCAGAGAGTCTCCAGCCACCTTCTCCAGAGGGAAGCGAGGTCCTCACCAGTCCAGGCCGGCCTTCTGCACCAGGAGCCTCCTGCTCTTATCACTGTAGAACTGGGAGTACCAGCGCCGGTGCTTCAGGATGCCAGAATCCTCTTTGACCAGCAGTGGCTTGGACAGGTACTGCTTGTTATTCCAGATGGTTACATCGCGCTCAAActgaggggagaaggagagccTCATTCAGGTGGAGAAGTTGAACCAGCTGCTTTGTGCAAGTGACCTGCAcatgagatttatttttcagcttttctcccCAGTGGCGGGTATGGAACTGCTTATCCTGTGTGTAACTTGTAACGGCAGAGCTCTGCCCACAGTTAGGAGATGTTTAGCCAGTTGTAGGTCCCAAACAAGAAGCCATTTTTATCTTAGACTGCCTTTGCCACAGGGCATACTGAAAATGATGCGGATGTTGAATAGGTAAGATCAGCTTCACTtgggattttttatttgttgggGAGCTCCAGCCTAAAGGGCTTTAGAAATTCAGCATTTGCATCTTAAACTCTGCTCAGATTCACATGCAGTGAGTGTTAAGatatttaagctgaaagaggggagagtgagatgagatctcatgaagaaatgttttgctgtgagggtggggaggccctggcccaggttgccccgagcagtggtggctgccccatccctggagatgttcaaagtcaggttggatggggcttggagcaaccggatccagtgggagatgtccctgcccatggcaggtgggggTGGAATAGTATCTTGCCCATAAGTGCTTTGGTCCCACATTTATCTGAACCTATGTGGGCAACTGCTCTTCTTTCTCACACCTCCAAGCCTCTGATCTCCTGGGGCTCACCTTTGGCTGCCCTTACCTGGATGCACTCTGCTCTCAGGATGAACTTGGGGATTACGGCTGGCACGTTTTTCTGGTAGTAGATTTTGTGAACAACTTTCTGCAGGAGAGGCTCCAGCGGAGTCACTGTTTGCAGGATGATCCCTTGGCCCAGGAAAGCATGTTTAAAGATGAGGAAAACCAGCCCTGGCCCCACCTGCAGAGCAAGAGAGCACCCTCAGTGGACAGTCCCCAGTTGTCCAGCCCTGGTACAGCAACCCCAGTGGTacagcagctcccacagcttGAGGCCTGCTTGAGATGTCACCTAGGCTGTGCTCATTCTCCTGTTAGACTATCTTTTGTCAGATAATAGACACAAAGCCAAGGAGCAACACAGGGCCATGAGTCACAGACTCTTACCAACTGTCAATGCTCTCCAGGCCAGGAGAAATCCAGCAGAGCCATGCAGCCCAGGTTAGCCTGGCGTTGTTcgtcctggagaagagaaggctgcagggagaccttagagcagctttcagtgctgaaagggactccacgaaagctggggaggggctcttggtcagggagggcagggagaggatgagggggagtgtttttcagctgaaagagggaagattgagatgagatcttaggaagaaatgttttactgtgagggtggggaggccctggcccaggttgcccagagcagtggtggctgccccatccctggaggtgttcaaggccaggttggatggggcttggagcaacctgatccagtgggaggcgtccctgcctgcggcaggggttggaactggatgagatttgaggtcccttccaacccaaatcattccatgattctatggctgAAAAGGCCCCCCCTCATTTCAAAGAGCTGTGACAGTGTGACATGAAGGTCCCTCAGGATTGTGACTAACGTGTGCTCAAGTAccagatctttattttttccaatagTTTGTGGCACAGTGGTCCTTGTGGaccctccctttccctgtgctGCCCATACATCGAGCAACCCCAATGACAGTGTGTAGTTTTGGCCCATGTGCTGATGTACTTTGTAGAGTAGGATAGGCAAGGACTGACTGAGCCTTTTGAGTGATAAAACCCCACAGCTTGGGGGTCACCAGCGTGGGACATACCTGCCTGGCTGAAACCGTCAAATCCATCAAGGAGAAGTGCTTCCCGAAGATGGTTGCACTGTGTTGAATCAGCAGATGAGAGCAATGCTCGTTGGGCTCTGGCTCCGGCTGCCACTCTGCCTGGAAGGGTGGAGAAACACCAGCTCAGTCCGAgagccagggaggtggtagtACAGGCTGAGAGGAGGTAGTAGTGAGATGGTGAGAAGAGCTGATTGTGAAGACCAtctagagaagagcagagaTGAGGGATTGCAGCCTAAATCCTCAGAGACACAGCAGAGAGACTGAACCTGGAGTCAGGGGATGCATTTGAGGAGGTGAGGTAGGACTTATGCTTTGTGGTAGAAAGGAGACCTGGTTTGAAAGACTTTGATCTCATGGCCAAGAGGGGAATTAGGAACTTACCTTCCAGATGTGCTTCATAAAATCCCACAGCCTGGACCTTGTGTATCTCAGATCAGATCCCCCTAGAATAGCAGGCCCATGGAGAAAAGCCAGGTGAGCCGTATCAGCTGCGTTCTCGGGGATCTCCTGCCATTGGGGAACAAATTGCTGTTGGCGAGAGCAGACTTGGGTGTGAGCTGCCTGTCCCTCAGTGTCACTGCAATAGTGCCAGGGTGACAGCGCAGCCCAGGGCTCGTCATTCTGTGCACAGCGGAGATGCTTGCTGGTACACAATGTGGCGAGAGGCAACCAAGCAAGCAGAGGAAGGGGCCTCAGCACACGTTGCCCTGGGGCCAGTGCTTAACTAGGGTACAGGATTAATTTAAACATGAAGTTCAAAAAATTCCAAGTTGATTTTAAGCTCAAAGAGTCCATGCATGGTAACGCCTGCAGCCAAATAAACTGTGACTCCAAAGAACTCCATCCTTTGGCCCTGTAATAACTGTAAGGAACAAAGCAATTTGTGTTTGTGCTCCTGGACTAGATTTCACATATTTTTGACCCTTAAACCCCACCTGCCTGCCCACATTGTGCCACTCTTTGAGAAGTTTTGACGACTTCATTGCTCAATACAACCTGGCCTCAGTGCAGACCCGTGTACAGTGCCTTGCATCGAAAAGCAgatgtgaaataaattttattatcCCATTGATCTCCCAAATTCTCCCTGCATCTCACACCTACTCTGTGCACTCCCTGAAGTGCATCTCCTGTGTCTCATCCTCTTCATTTCTTCTACTAATCCTTCATCTGTTTCTAGCCCACTCACCCTAGTTGTGATTCTGTCAGCAGGCAGGCGCTGCCTTTCAAGAGAAGTGCGTTTTAGAGtaaggataatttttttcactgatttttttacaaataGAACTGTTCTGTTCAGTGGCAAGTATATAAAAACCTCCAAAGGTCCCAAATCCCAAGGGAATGCCCATTTCCCAaacagctgctgcctcccatCACTCTCCTGAGAAGCCTCCACCCATGGCTGCCCCCAAGGACCACAGCCACGGTCCCTTCTGTTTAGTGCCAcaaaacagttttcctttctggacTTATTTCCACTGAGAGGTTATGGAGGTAACAGCCATTTCATTCTCTGTGGCACCATTCGTGATGGCAATTATGAAGATTAACAGCAAAACAGTCGCCCATTTCCATTTTGGTGATCGATGAGTTGAAAAGCCTCCTGACACGAACTGCTGCGATTCTTAGAGaatctttgtttaaaatggcTTCAGTTATAAGTCAAAGCAACTTAACAGATTCGCTTTAAGTACCCAGAACAtctgctctctgctccagcagcccaCGATCCATGTTTGGGGAACATATGCCATACTCTCGGCATACGGCGCAGGGGTGTATTTGTAGGTCTGAGCTCTGTGGGCAGCAGTGATGATGCTGGGTACAGGCAGAGCTTCGTTAATTTGAGATGTCCCCAGATGGGTTAACTGGGAGGAGGCATCCCTGGATGAGTTAATTAGGAGGAGGTGTCCCTGAATTGGGCTATAGGAGAGGTCTCAGGTATAGCCATGCCCCATGGAGGGCTCTGTACCTGGATGTGCGCATTGACCAAGTGCTCTGTCTCCCCTTGAAAAACCCACTCTTTGGTGGTGATCTCCCGCTGCTCAGGCACTGCCCATGTTGGAGCAACCCCTTCACAGTGGTACCAGACGAGCAGCATCCCGTTCACCTCGCAAGACGGCCAGGTCCGGACCCTCGCAAAGTCTGGCACTGCGGAGGAAAGAAGGAGTTCAAGTTAAAAGTGGCATCTCCAAGGCTGGTGGTGCTGCTAAGAGTCCCCTCATCCTCACTGCAGCTCAGAGATTGCCTTTATGAGTAATATCCATATGGCACACACCTTCTGGTTGCACTTGTCAGCTTTCAGGCTGCTGAAGAAGGACAACAGCTTCTAAGTTCACAGAAGAGAGTTTGTTTAAATCggttttattttgctggggTGTTTTGCTTAACTCTAGGCAAGATGCATggctggctgctctgcagccttctgGCACTGCTCTTAAATCTGTTCTAATAAATGTCTGCTGTATCAATGGACCTTCCTCAAGTTTCAATGAGATACAAGGAGATGGTTTTAGTTATAGATgtactggcccaggttgcccaaagaagtgatggctgccccatccctggaggtgttcaagactaggttggatgggacttggaaCAACtgcatccagtgggaggtgtccctgcccatggcagggggtggaatcgaatgggttttgaggtcccttccaacccaaaccattctatgattctatgtgcagACTGTAAAAGTCATCTCTGCCTCTCAAGTTCAAGTAATTCTCTGTTACAATACTCCAGTATCATGTGTTGCCTTAAGAATATACCTGCATTCTTTCCAGTGAAATGAATTTTCACTTCTATATTTACCCAGTTATCAGAAAATGTAGCTTCTACTGGACTGGAAAGCTTTTGTcctcattactttttttttcctaatttgcaAACAAGCACAAAGGATAGCGCTTCCTTATTATTCAGCCTCGTACTGCTATGTAGGAGgtgaaaagggaggaaaaatgatgtttttcttttagtcaaTGAGTAtcagaggaggcaggaggagaacGTCACTGTGATTTCTGATTGAAAAAATATGGTGCTTTGGGTGGGCTGCAGCTCATTAAATCAAAAGGGCTTCATCTGCCCCCACATAgacatagactcatagaatcatttacattgaaaaga from Cuculus canorus isolate bCucCan1 chromosome 19, bCucCan1.pri, whole genome shotgun sequence includes the following:
- the LOC104059142 gene encoding cholesterol 7-desaturase nvd — translated: MGSGWCGAAGQEALLFLPPLLLFLLVLLLWGCWRGPGQVGYVCSPGLSRGEAARLARRSRRPGAPPPPFPNGWYRLLDSELLPRRAVRSLSLLGEQLAAFRTEDGQAYVVDAYCPHLGANLATGGRVVGNCIECPFHGWQFRGEDGKCTRIPYAEKVPDFARVRTWPSCEVNGMLLVWYHCEGVAPTWAVPEQREITTKEWVFQGETEHLVNAHIQEIPENAADTAHLAFLHGPAILGGSDLRYTRSRLWDFMKHIWKAEWQPEPEPNEHCSHLLIQHSATIFGKHFSLMDLTVSARQVGPGLVFLIFKHAFLGQGIILQTVTPLEPLLQKVVHKIYYQKNVPAVIPKFILRAECIQFERDVTIWNNKQYLSKPLLVKEDSGILKHRRWYSQFYSDKSRRLLVQKAGLDW